A single window of Salvia splendens isolate huo1 chromosome 6, SspV2, whole genome shotgun sequence DNA harbors:
- the LOC121808133 gene encoding putative late blight resistance protein homolog R1A-10, with translation MAAYSAVVSLEKHLKQLLESDQSPLHDQKPHLQSFYNTISTLRKSVETIFPAPKQHRQTAAALATLIRDAIYHAQDALDSFLSAKSPTFSFPPITQTIHPIANQAQSLADSIRKQKPLLGAATEADIPPPPRSYLVTRTFRIVGQERDKQLLIEELVSDVHQLQIVPISGMAGIGKTTLARSLYDDRHIMNSFHFRAWVTVSQDYHVGDILARLLNSMDKKGQKAVERVYEGSDDLMLRVDVHQRLYDHKYLVVIDDMWDNATWDSLKNSFPDNKNGSRIVLTTRVESIAETAKSSTFCHKMQTLDEENSWIFLCDRAFEGKPSPPHLEKIGRGIASNCQGLPLSLTVIGGLLSQERQTEEYWQTIEEDTNAAAAKGKEAYLEILLLSYNHLPCQLKGCFLYLGAFPEDSDIPLSKLSKLWIGEGLLVETERQGRLEKVAEDYLVDLTQRNLITVRKISSSGRIKTCGLHDSLRDLAVKESGTEKFFHSVRRYANAQILEEVAKSQRRVSVHKNILICLKDVYHSAKLISDARTLIYAGSHHHHPMPLFLSYDLLRVLDAYTVYFIRFPRELAHLIHLRYLSLTYNGKLASTLSNLQNLQVLIVRRQPRIIYVGKSFLPDEFWGMQQLRHLVMTETDLPKIPETPPLFENLQSLTNIHAASCTRGVLKMMPNLKKLSMWVEKAGVVSLYPDELKQLEVFKFTVFNPRPSKKMEFESEFYLPPKLRKLSLSGCGLPWEAMGVVAKLEHLEVLKLRELAFNGDEWCLLDSHVFERLKYMMIEYLNFKTWEANNVHFPALEQLHLRHCYDLEEIPLDIGFIGPLRLIELVDCGRAAVGSAATLKEQHEGVYDKDFQVRILFSSEALVIEPQP, from the coding sequence ATGGCAGCTTATTCCGCCGTGGTGTCCTTAGAGAAGCATCTGAAGCAGCTCCTGGAGTCCGACCAATCCCCTCTCCACGATCAAAAGCCACACCTCCAATCCTTTTACAATACCATCTCCACCTTGCGAAAATCCGTCGAAACGATCTTCCCCGCCCCCAAACAACACCGCCAAACCGCAGCCGCCCTCGCAACCCTAATCCGAGACGCAATCTACCACGCGCAAGACGCGCTCGATTCCTTCCTCTCCGCCAAATCCCCCACCTTCTCCTTCCCACCAATTACACAAACAATCCACCCCATCGCAAATCAGGCGCAGTCGCTCGCCGATTCAATCCGCAAACAGAAACCACTCCTAGGCGCCGCCACCGAGGCCGATATCCCTCCGCCGCCCCGATCCTACCTCGTCACCCGCACATTCCGGATCGTAGGGCAGGAGAGAGACAAGCAGCTCCTCATCGAAGAGCTGGTCAGCGATGTACACCAGCTCCAAATCGTCCCCATCAGCGGGATGGCCGGCATCGGTAAGACTACTCTCGCTCGAAGCCTTTACGACGATCGTCACATTATGAATAGCTTCCATTTTCGCGCTTGGGTCACTGTATCCCAGGATTACCACGTCGGTGATATTTTAGCTAGATTGTTAAATTCAATGGACAAAAAGGGTCAGAAAGCCGTAGAGAGAGTGTACGAAGGCAGCGATGATTTGATGCTCAGGGTTGATGTTCATCAGAGATTGTACGATCACAAATATCTCGTTGTAATTGATGATATGTGGGATAATGCTACTTGGGATAGTTTGAAGAATTCGTTTCCGGATAACAAAAACGGAAGTCGAATTGTTCTCACTACGAGAGTCGAGTCCATAGCTGAAACTGCGAAATCCTCTACATTTTGCCATAAGATGCAGACTCTAGATGAAGAAAATAGCTGGATTTTTCTCTGTGACAGGGCGTTTGAAGGGAAGCCATCCCCTCCTCACTTGGAGAAGATCGGTAGAGGGATCGCCAGCAATTGTCAAggccttcctctctctctaaCCGTCATCGGTGGTCTCCTCTCTCAAGAGAGGCAGACGGAGGAGTACTGGCAGACCATCGAGGAGGACACGAACGCTGCAGCTGCGAAAGGCAAAGAGGCCTACTTGGAGATTCTGCTTTTGAGCTACAATCACTTGCCCTGTCAACTCAAGGGATGCTTCCTTTATTTGGGAGCTTTTCCTGAAGATAGTGACATCCCTCTCTCTAAACTGTCAAAGCTATGGATTGGAGAGGGACTTCTGGTGGAAACCGAGCGCCAGGGGAGGCTGGAGAAGGTCGCGGAGGATTACTTGGTGGATCTCACTCAGAGGAATCTGATCACGGTTCGCAAGATTAGTTCAAGTGGGAGGATTAAGACTTGTGGATTGCACGACAGTCTGCGCGATCTAGCTGTGAAGGAGTCAGGGACGGAGAAGTTCTTTCACTCTGTAAGGAGGTATGCAAACGCGCAAATATTAGAGGAAGTTGCGAAGAGTCAGAGGCGTGTGTCTGTTCATAAAAACATACTCATTTGTTTGAAGGATGTTTATCACAGCGCAAAACTGATTTCAGATGCAAGAACTCTGATCTATGCTGGATCGCATCATCATCATCCGATGCCCTTGTTTCTGAGTTATGATCTGCTTAGGGTGTTGGATGCTTATACAGTTTACTTCATCCGATTCCCGCGGGAATTGGCTCATTTGATTCATTTGAGGTACTTGTCTCTGACATATAATGGGAAGCTTGCATCAACATTGTCCAACCTTCAAAATCTTCAAGTCTTGATTGTTCGTAGACAGCCTAGAATCATATATGTGGGGAAATCGTTTCTGCCTGATGAATTCTGGGGCATGCAGCAGTTAAGGCATCTTGTAATGACAGAAACCGATCTTCCCAAAATCCCAGAGACGCCTCCTCTCTTTGAAAACCTCCAGTCTCTTACAAATATCCATGCTGCTTCTTGCACCAGAGGGGTTCTGAAAATGATGCCTAATTTGAAAAAGTTAAGTATGTGGGTAGAAAAAGCAGGTGTTGTAAGCCTTTATCCGGATGAGCTCAAGCAGCTGGAGGTGTTCAAGTTCACTGTCTTCAATCCTAGACCTAGCAAAAAGATGGAATTTGAATCTGAATTCTACCTGCCTCCAAAACTGAGGAAGCTGAGTTTAAGCGGATGCGGACTTCCTTGGGAGGCAATGGGAGTTGTGGCGAAGCTGGAACATCTTGAAGTCTTGAAACTGCGAGAGCTTGCTTTCAATGGCGATGAATGGTGCCTACTAGATAGCCATGTGTTTGAGAGGCTGAAGTACATGATGATCGAGTACCTCAATTTCAAGACCTGGGAGGCTAATAACGTGCACTTTCCTGCGCTCGAGCAACTTCACCTCAGGCATTGCTATGATTTGGAAGAGATCCCTTTGGATATTGGATTCATTGGACCCCTCAGGCTGATCGAACTGGTGGACTGCGGTCGTGCTGCAGTGGGATCGGCAGCTACGCTTAAGGAGCAACATGAGGGGGTCTATGATAAGGACTTTCAAGTTCGCATCTTATTTTCTTCTGAGGCTTTAGTGATCGAGCCACAGCCTTAA